The stretch of DNA GAAAAGAATCACCGCCTTATCAAACGGGTCATGAAGTCCGGAATAAGGGCGGCACTTATTCAGGGCGTCGCGGCAACCGCGCTGATCTGTGTTTTCGCCAAGCAGTTCTGCGGCCTTTTCGGTATCACCGGCGGCGCTGCGCTTGAACCGTCAATAGCGGCGGTCCGCATCGTATCGTTCGGATTTACCTTTGTCAGCGCGGTATCGCTTACGACTTCATACTATATGCTGATCGACCGGATCGGAATGGCGACGTGTATCGCCTGTTTGCAGAACGGCGCGCTGTATATGGCGCTTCCCGTCCTCGGAGGTGTGATTTTCGGCATAACAGGGATGTGGGCGGGATTTGTCCTGTCTCCGCTTTTGACGTTGATCGCCGCACTCTTTTTCGTATATCTGCGCTTCGGAAAGGACAACTTTCCTTTCCTTCTTAAAGATATGGATTCCGAGATCGTCGTTATGGACGACAAGCTGACTCCAAAGACTTCCGTAAATCTTTCAGAACAGGTCGGCGATTCCATGCTTTCTCACGGATATCCGAAAGAGGTTTCAAATCGTGCGGCGTTGTTTGTTGAAGAGATCGGTCTGACCGTTCTCGAAAAGAACAAGAAGTCAAAAAAGCAGGTGCTGATCGAGCTGTCGCTCTTTTATGAAGAGGATTCGGTCCTCGTTATTGAGCGTGATTCGGGAAAACTTTTCGACATAACGGATCCGGATCTCGAGATCGCCGGACTCAGCAGTCTTACTTTGAACGGACTTATGAGGTCGCACACGGAAAAGGCATATCTCGTGACAACCGGCTACAACCGGAATATGATCCGTTTCCGCCTTGACGGCGGCGAGGCGGAGGTACGCGGATGAATATTATTATTTATGATTTCGGGACAAGCAGCCTGAAGACCTGCCTGTTTAACGTCGACAACGGCGGGCTCGCCCTCGAGGCGTCTTCAAACGCCTCATACGGTCTTTACGTTCTTGAAAACGGCGGCGCCGAGCAGGATCCCGGGGAATGGTGGCAGGCGATCTGTAAAACGACAAAAGAGCTCTTTGACAAAACGGAGGTCAAGCCCGAAGAGATTTCCGGTATTGCCTTCTGCGCGCAGATGCAGGGGGTCGTCCTCGTCGATGAAAACGGGAAAGCGCTGCGCCGGGCGATGAGCTATATGGACTGCCGGGGAGCAAAGGAATTCAACGACTGTATGGGGAAAGGGATCGTCAAGGTGTCCGGATGCAGTCTCTATAAGCTTCTTCGTAATCTGCGCGTGAATTACGCCGGATCGACAAGCGTCAAAGATCCCGTATGGAAGTATAAGTGGGTCGAAAACAACGAGCCGGAACTCTTCGCCAAGGTCGACAAATGGCTTGACGTAGGCGACTATCTTGTTTCGCGCTGTATCGGGAAGATCATAAGGACTGCGGATTCCGCCTTTGCGACGTTCCTCTACGATACCCGCAATGGCAGGGAGGGCTGGAACAAAGGGCTTTTGAAGATGTATAAGGTCAAACCCAAACACCTCCCCCCCATAATAAACAGCACCGATCTCGCCGGCTCTCTGACCGAAGAAGCGGCGAAAGACCTCGGCCTGAAAGCGGGCACGCCTGTTTTCGGCGGCGGAGGCGACACGACCTTCGTCAACATCGGCGCGGGATGTACGACGCCGGGCGACACGCATATCTACGTCGGGACGTCGGGCTGGGTATCAACTTTTCTTGACTATCAGACGGTCGATATCAACGCCATGATAACAGGCGTTCTGTCGGCGATCCCCGGTTATTTCAACTACTATGCCGAGCTTGAAACGGCGGGCATGTGCTACGAATGGGTCAAAAACCACCTCGCTTTGGATGAAATCAACGTTTATCTTGAGAAAAACGAGG from Clostridia bacterium encodes:
- a CDS encoding carbohydrate kinase, which gives rise to MNIIIYDFGTSSLKTCLFNVDNGGLALEASSNASYGLYVLENGGAEQDPGEWWQAICKTTKELFDKTEVKPEEISGIAFCAQMQGVVLVDENGKALRRAMSYMDCRGAKEFNDCMGKGIVKVSGCSLYKLLRNLRVNYAGSTSVKDPVWKYKWVENNEPELFAKVDKWLDVGDYLVSRCIGKIIRTADSAFATFLYDTRNGREGWNKGLLKMYKVKPKHLPPIINSTDLAGSLTEEAAKDLGLKAGTPVFGGGGDTTFVNIGAGCTTPGDTHIYVGTSGWVSTFLDYQTVDINAMITGVLSAIPGYFNYYAELETAGMCYEWVKNHLALDEINVYLEKNE